One genomic region from Leifsonia sp. Root1293 encodes:
- a CDS encoding phage holin family protein: MTDLPTPSEEKAATTSLGDLLSEVTRDVSTLMRQEIALAKAEISESAKRAGKGAGMLGGAGVAGLLTLVFLSVAAWWGLGYLIGNAWSGLVVAVIWGIVAAILFVTGRKAIASVEGAPQTVETVKEIPETLKRNEENR; encoded by the coding sequence ATGACCGATCTACCGACACCATCAGAGGAGAAGGCAGCGACGACGTCGCTCGGCGACCTCCTGAGCGAGGTGACCCGTGACGTGTCGACGCTGATGCGGCAGGAGATCGCGCTCGCCAAGGCGGAGATCTCCGAATCGGCCAAGCGGGCGGGAAAGGGAGCCGGGATGCTCGGCGGAGCCGGCGTTGCCGGCCTGCTCACCCTCGTCTTCCTGTCGGTGGCCGCATGGTGGGGACTGGGCTACCTGATCGGCAACGCCTGGTCAGGCCTGGTCGTCGCAGTGATCTGGGGGATCGTCGCGGCGATCCTCTTCGTCACCGGCCGCAAGGCGATCGCATCCGTCGAGGGTGCGCCCCAGACCGTGGAGACGGTCAAAGAGATTCCAGAGACACTGAAGCGAAACGAGGAGAACCGATGA
- a CDS encoding DUF3618 domain-containing protein: protein MTNDPDQIRADIEATRRNLGSDVDALADKVDPSKIAQRQADKAKDAVRSVRDRVMGVASDVHDDASSMGDNVAGAAQSAVAKAKGNPLAVGLIAFGAGWLLSSLIPPSEKEKQLTTTLTDAAQPLVDEVKDVASTVADDLKEPAQNAAAAVKDSATDAVDNVKAEASSAVDDVKGQAAESRDNVQTASSN, encoded by the coding sequence ATGACGAACGATCCAGACCAGATCCGAGCGGATATCGAGGCGACGCGACGCAATCTCGGCAGCGATGTCGATGCGCTCGCCGACAAGGTCGACCCGTCGAAGATCGCCCAGCGTCAGGCCGACAAGGCCAAGGACGCCGTGCGATCGGTGCGTGACCGCGTGATGGGTGTCGCCTCCGACGTGCATGACGATGCGAGCAGCATGGGCGACAACGTCGCCGGCGCCGCCCAGAGTGCGGTCGCCAAGGCCAAGGGCAATCCTCTGGCCGTCGGGCTCATCGCGTTCGGCGCCGGATGGCTGCTGTCCTCGCTGATCCCGCCGAGCGAGAAGGAGAAGCAGCTCACCACGACGCTGACCGACGCGGCCCAGCCGCTCGTCGACGAGGTCAAGGACGTCGCCTCGACCGTCGCCGACGACCTGAAGGAGCCCGCGCAGAACGCCGCAGCAGCCGTCAAGGACTCTGCGACGGATGCGGTGGACAACGTCAAGGCCGAGGCGAGCTCGGCTGTCGACGACGTGAAGGGCCAGGCCGCGGAGTCCCGCGACAACGTCCAGACCGCCAGCTCGAACTGA
- a CDS encoding dienelactone hydrolase family protein, whose translation MADVVLFHHAQGLTAGVAAFAEQLTAAGHTVTAPDLYSGHTFDTLDEGLAYAREVGFEKLLDDGVAAGESIGGEPVYLGFSLGVLPAQKLAQTRPEARGAVLLHSFVPVSEFGEAWPDEVPVQVHAMDADTFFVDDGDLDAARDLLATTARAQLFLYPGDAHLFADSSLPDYDEVAAALLTRRVLEFLAGVDGGTKPSS comes from the coding sequence ATGGCCGACGTCGTCCTCTTCCACCATGCGCAGGGCCTCACAGCGGGAGTCGCCGCATTCGCAGAACAGCTGACCGCAGCCGGACACACGGTCACCGCCCCCGATCTCTATTCCGGGCACACCTTCGACACCCTCGACGAGGGACTGGCGTACGCGCGCGAGGTCGGCTTCGAGAAGCTGCTCGATGACGGTGTCGCCGCGGGAGAGTCCATTGGCGGCGAGCCCGTCTACCTCGGCTTCTCCCTGGGAGTGCTTCCGGCACAGAAACTCGCGCAGACCAGGCCGGAGGCGCGCGGCGCCGTGCTCCTGCACTCCTTCGTGCCGGTCTCCGAATTCGGCGAGGCGTGGCCTGATGAGGTGCCCGTGCAGGTGCACGCCATGGATGCAGACACCTTCTTCGTCGACGACGGCGATCTGGATGCTGCGCGCGACCTGCTGGCCACGACCGCGCGCGCTCAGCTGTTCCTCTATCCGGGCGACGCCCACCTCTTCGCGGACTCGTCGTTGCCCGACTACGACGAAGTAGCGGCGGCACTCCTCACCCGCCGCGTTCTCGAATTCCTCGCCGGGGTCGACGGCGGCACGAAGCCGTCGTCCTAG
- a CDS encoding SDR family NAD(P)-dependent oxidoreductase — MDLGIAGKVALVTGGDSGIGWHTARRLLAEGATVVITDLDEKALEKAATKLRADGDAVHAFAADITSVDSLSELHSRVRDAVGRIDILVQSAGVTGAQGLFHEITDEGWTKTIETDLIGPVRVVREFLPDLRTGGWGRIVFLASEDAVQPYDDELPYCAAKAGILALSKGLSRSYASEGLLVNAVSPAFIRTPMTDAMMAKRAEELGVTQKEAIASFLSEERPFMELGRRGEPEEVANVVVFLCSDAASFVTGSNYRVDSGSVATI; from the coding sequence ATGGATCTCGGGATCGCGGGAAAGGTGGCGCTGGTCACCGGAGGGGACTCCGGGATCGGATGGCACACGGCGCGCAGGCTGCTGGCGGAAGGAGCGACCGTCGTCATCACGGACCTCGACGAGAAGGCGCTCGAGAAGGCCGCCACGAAGCTCCGGGCCGACGGCGACGCTGTGCACGCCTTCGCGGCCGACATCACCAGTGTCGATTCCCTCTCCGAGTTGCATTCGAGGGTGAGGGATGCCGTCGGACGCATCGACATCCTCGTCCAGTCCGCCGGAGTCACGGGAGCCCAGGGACTGTTCCACGAGATCACCGACGAGGGGTGGACGAAGACCATCGAGACCGACCTGATCGGGCCGGTGCGCGTCGTGCGCGAGTTCCTGCCCGACCTGCGCACGGGTGGCTGGGGTCGCATCGTCTTCCTCGCGTCCGAGGATGCGGTTCAACCCTACGACGACGAACTGCCGTACTGCGCTGCCAAGGCCGGGATCCTCGCGCTGTCGAAGGGACTGTCGCGCAGCTATGCCTCAGAGGGATTGCTCGTCAACGCGGTCTCGCCGGCGTTCATCCGCACACCCATGACGGATGCCATGATGGCGAAGCGGGCCGAGGAACTCGGGGTGACGCAGAAGGAGGCGATCGCTTCCTTCCTCTCGGAGGAGCGCCCGTTCATGGAGCTCGGTCGTCGCGGCGAACCGGAGGAGGTCGCCAACGTCGTGGTCTTCCTGTGCTCGGATGCCGCATCCTTCGTCACCGGATCCAACTACAGGGTCGACTCCGGGTCCGTCGCGACCATCTAG
- a CDS encoding glycoside hydrolase family 15 protein: MVRDVDDYTDLRDYAAIGDGRTVALVASDGAIDWLPMPSLHSDPLFAGLIDAERGGRMTLRPVDPFESHRAYIAGTNVLETRFVTESGEVVVTDALVTGVAGRLPWSELARRIDGVRGAVEMAWEVRPGNIIGGSPVVTRRETLHGPVLSADDVNLILVGSEHGPEGAATSEPGFRGRFTTEPGTRHLIVLCATDDEPVHVPDPLIVDTGIDRTIESWQAWSRVFSYDGPWADAVQRSALALKLLIFSPTGAIAAAATTGLPENPEGHKNYDYRFAWMRDLAYTVGALVHFGLREETHAAVSWALDTLKRHGEELHVFFGLSGDVPGRPRLLEAAGWRGIGPVRAGNPAAGQLQLGVYADVIGIMRQYVDAGNILDANTAELLCAFTERACRSWQKKDSGMWELPRRRHYLASKVGCWRAITDACHLADIGQISPAEADLAGWRRNRELIEEWIAENCWSEKRSSYVMHPGSTKLDAAILIHAGADFGPPERMTATIAAIREELAAGPLLYRYSGAEDEESTFVACAFWLAEALAATGSPDDAETLVDELIDLANDVGLYAEMIDPADGRFWGNLPQALSHLALINAVNAINQARENDAPSAA, encoded by the coding sequence ATGGTGCGCGACGTCGACGACTATACGGACCTGCGGGACTACGCGGCCATCGGTGACGGGCGCACCGTCGCCCTCGTCGCCTCCGACGGCGCCATCGACTGGCTGCCGATGCCGTCTCTGCACAGTGATCCGCTCTTCGCCGGCCTCATCGACGCGGAGAGGGGCGGGCGCATGACGCTCCGCCCCGTCGACCCGTTCGAGTCGCACCGCGCCTACATCGCCGGAACCAACGTGCTGGAGACCCGGTTCGTGACGGAGTCCGGGGAGGTGGTCGTCACCGACGCCCTGGTCACCGGCGTGGCCGGGCGACTTCCGTGGAGCGAACTCGCCCGTCGCATCGACGGTGTGCGGGGTGCTGTCGAGATGGCTTGGGAGGTGCGCCCGGGAAACATCATCGGCGGGAGCCCGGTCGTGACGCGACGCGAGACGCTCCACGGCCCGGTGCTGAGCGCAGACGACGTCAACCTCATCCTCGTCGGATCGGAGCACGGGCCGGAAGGTGCAGCAACCTCGGAACCGGGCTTCAGGGGCCGTTTCACGACCGAACCGGGAACACGCCACCTCATCGTGCTCTGCGCCACGGACGACGAGCCCGTGCACGTACCCGACCCGCTCATCGTCGACACCGGCATCGACCGCACCATCGAGAGCTGGCAGGCCTGGTCGCGCGTGTTCAGCTACGACGGCCCCTGGGCCGACGCGGTTCAGCGCAGCGCCCTCGCCCTCAAGCTGCTGATCTTCAGCCCGACCGGTGCCATCGCCGCTGCTGCCACCACGGGGCTGCCGGAGAACCCTGAAGGGCACAAGAACTACGACTACAGATTCGCCTGGATGCGCGACCTGGCCTACACCGTCGGTGCACTCGTGCACTTCGGGTTGCGAGAGGAGACCCACGCCGCGGTGTCGTGGGCGCTGGACACCCTCAAGAGGCACGGCGAGGAACTGCACGTCTTCTTCGGCCTGAGCGGCGACGTTCCGGGTCGGCCGCGCCTGCTCGAGGCAGCCGGATGGCGCGGAATCGGTCCCGTGCGTGCGGGCAACCCCGCTGCCGGCCAGCTGCAGCTCGGCGTCTACGCCGACGTGATCGGCATCATGCGCCAGTACGTCGACGCCGGCAACATCCTCGACGCCAACACGGCCGAACTGCTCTGCGCCTTCACCGAGAGAGCCTGCAGGTCGTGGCAGAAGAAGGACTCCGGAATGTGGGAGCTTCCGCGCCGACGGCACTATCTCGCCAGCAAGGTCGGGTGCTGGCGGGCCATCACCGACGCGTGTCACCTGGCCGACATCGGCCAGATCTCGCCGGCCGAAGCCGATCTCGCCGGGTGGCGACGCAACAGGGAGCTCATCGAGGAGTGGATCGCCGAGAACTGCTGGTCGGAGAAGCGCTCGAGCTACGTCATGCATCCGGGATCGACGAAGCTCGACGCGGCGATCCTCATCCATGCAGGGGCGGACTTCGGACCGCCCGAGCGCATGACCGCGACGATCGCCGCCATCAGGGAGGAACTGGCGGCTGGTCCGCTGCTCTACCGCTACAGCGGTGCCGAGGATGAGGAGTCGACATTCGTCGCCTGCGCCTTCTGGCTGGCCGAAGCACTGGCAGCCACGGGCAGTCCCGACGACGCCGAGACGTTGGTGGACGAGCTGATCGATCTCGCCAACGACGTTGGGTTGTACGCCGAGATGATCGACCCGGCCGACGGTCGGTTCTGGGGAAATCTGCCCCAGGCGTTGAGTCATCTGGCGCTCATCAACGCCGTGAACGCCATCAACCAGGCACGGGAGAACGACGCGCCCTCGGCGGCGTGA
- a CDS encoding YihY/virulence factor BrkB family protein, with protein MSPERSSEKAATAPAPDDERKPDSPTEVTKRSWGYVLKKTLREFTSDQCFDIAASLTYYAVLSLFPALLALTSLLGVFGQGQKAVDALLEIVTDVAPGSTVDVIREPLEQFASSPAAGFALVSGIVLAIWSASGYVGAFSRAMNRIYEIEEGRPFWKLRPMQLLVTIIAIVLILVIAVVLVMSGPVIDTVGDALGLGAALKVTWSIAKWPILALAVILIIAVLYYATPNAKQPKFRWMSIGAAVALVVLVLASVGFGLYVANFSNYDRTYGSFAGIIVFLLWLWIANLALLFGAELDAELERGRQLQAGIEAEKDIKLPPRDTTKSDKAAEKEKQDVEEGRRIRESSSADR; from the coding sequence ATGTCCCCAGAACGATCCAGTGAGAAAGCGGCCACGGCACCAGCGCCCGACGACGAGCGCAAGCCCGATTCGCCCACCGAGGTGACCAAGAGATCCTGGGGCTACGTGCTGAAGAAGACGCTCCGGGAGTTCACCTCCGACCAGTGCTTCGACATCGCGGCATCCCTCACCTACTACGCGGTGCTCTCCTTGTTCCCGGCACTGCTCGCCTTGACCTCGCTGCTCGGCGTGTTCGGGCAGGGCCAGAAGGCCGTCGATGCGCTGCTCGAGATCGTCACCGACGTCGCGCCAGGCTCGACGGTCGACGTCATCCGTGAACCCCTGGAGCAGTTCGCCTCGTCGCCTGCCGCCGGGTTCGCTCTCGTCAGCGGCATCGTGCTGGCGATCTGGTCGGCGTCCGGCTACGTCGGCGCCTTCAGCCGAGCCATGAACCGCATCTACGAGATCGAGGAGGGTCGTCCGTTCTGGAAGCTCCGCCCCATGCAGCTCCTCGTCACCATCATCGCGATCGTGCTGATCCTCGTCATAGCGGTCGTGCTCGTCATGTCGGGCCCCGTCATCGACACCGTGGGAGATGCGCTCGGACTCGGGGCGGCTCTCAAGGTGACCTGGTCGATCGCGAAGTGGCCGATCCTGGCGCTTGCCGTGATCCTCATCATCGCCGTGCTGTACTACGCCACTCCCAATGCGAAGCAGCCGAAGTTCCGGTGGATGAGCATCGGGGCGGCGGTCGCTCTCGTGGTCCTCGTCCTCGCATCCGTCGGCTTCGGGCTCTACGTGGCGAACTTCTCTAACTACGACCGCACTTACGGCTCATTCGCCGGCATCATCGTCTTCCTGCTCTGGCTCTGGATCGCGAACCTCGCCCTGCTGTTCGGAGCGGAGTTGGATGCCGAGCTCGAACGCGGGCGCCAGTTGCAGGCCGGGATCGAGGCCGAGAAGGACATCAAGCTGCCGCCTCGTGACACGACCAAGAGCGACAAGGCGGCCGAGAAGGAGAAGCAGGACGTCGAGGAAGGCCGTCGCATCCGCGAGAGCAGCTCCGCGGACCGCTGA